A genomic stretch from Vulpes lagopus strain Blue_001 chromosome 11, ASM1834538v1, whole genome shotgun sequence includes:
- the B3GALT1 gene encoding beta-1,3-galactosyltransferase 1, with protein MASKVSCLYVLTVVCWASALWYLSITRPTSSYTGSKPFSHLTVARKNFTFGNIRTRPINPHSFEFLINEPNKCEKSIPFLVILISTTHKEFDARQAIRETWGDENNFKGIKIATLFLLGKNADPVLNQMVEQESQIFHDIIVEDFIDSYHNLTLKTLMGMRWVATFCSKAKYVMKTDSDIFVNMDNLIYKLLKPSTKPRRRYFTGYVINGGPIRDVRSKWYMPRDLYPDSNYPPFCSGTGYIFSADVAELIYKTSLHTRLLHLEDVYVGLCLRKLGIHPFQNSGFNHWKMAYSLCRYRRVITVHQISPEEMHRIWNDMSSKKHLRC; from the coding sequence ATGGCTTCAAAGGTCTCCTGTCTATATGTTTTGACAGTTGTGTGCTGGGCCAGCGCCCTCTGGTATCTGAGTATAACTCGTCCCACTTCCTCCTACACTGGCTCCAAGCCATTCAGCCACCTAACAGTTGCCAGGAAAAACTTCACCTTTGGCAACATAAGAACTCGACCTATAAACCCACATTCTTTTGAATTCCTCATAAATGAGCCCAACAAATGTGAGAAAAGCATTCCTTTCCTGGTTATCCTCATCAGCACCACCCACAAAGAATTCGATGCCCGCCAGGCAATCCGAGAGACGTGGGGGGACGAGAACAACTTCAAAGGTATCAAGATAGCCACTCTCTTCCTCCTGGGCAAGAACGCCGATCCCGTTCTGAATCAGATGGTGGAGCAGGAGAGCCAGATCTTCCACGACATTATCGTGGAGGACTTCATCGACTCCTACCATAACCTTACCCTCAAAACATTAATGGGAATGAGATGGGTGGCCACTTTTTGTTCAAAAGCCAAGTATGTCATGAAAACCGACAGTGACATCTTTGTCAACATGGACAACCTGATTTATAAGCTACTGAAACCCTCCACCAAGCCAAGAAGAAGGTATTTTACTGGCTATGTCATCAACGGAGGGCCGATCCGGGACGTCCGCAGTAAGTGGTACATGCCCAGGGATTTGTACCCTGACAGTAACTACCCACCGTTCTGTTCGGGGACTGGCTATATCTTTTCAGCTGATGTAGCCGAGCTCATCTATAAGACCTCACTCCATACAAGGCTGCTTCACCTTGAAGATGTATACGTGGGACTCTGTCTTCGAAAACTGGGCATACATCCTTTCCAGAACAGTGGCTTCAATCACTGGAAAATGGCCTACAGTTTGTGTAGGTATCGCCGAGTTATCACCGTGCATCAGATCTCTCCAGAAGAAATGCACAGAATCTGGAATGACATGTCAAGCAAGAAACATCTCAGATGTTAG